In Dysgonomonadaceae bacterium zrk40, one genomic interval encodes:
- a CDS encoding TonB-dependent receptor, which translates to MRREGSLLLISLVVAMNTLSQERRYQETDSTIRLNEVIVNAYQLNTRHHQLPGSISLLTTEEMERGDGNSFAHTLHAMPGIYMHSGTYATSRIVIRGVGSRTPYNTNRIKAYLNDIPITSSDGISTPEDIDLTGIARMEVIKGPASALYGSGLGGNINLYTPQGGGEGGSALLQYGSFNTMKAAAGGNMHRNNLQIGGQVSHLRSDGHREHNRLRRTTLLSSGSWRQPSWSLGYTLLLIDMNAQIPSSIGKTLYETSPESAAANWKAIEGYKEYRRAIAGITLTNRLAENWSNRLTLFGNHTDSYERRPFNNLEDGTRGGGIRNRLSYHAERFDALLGMEWISDSYRWQLDLEGEQINRNRERRSHLNLFAMTYWRPAPAWNISLGGAVNSIRYRLTDLFPENGDQSGNRYFPAIFSPRLGINYAPSPRLALFASAGHGFSMPSPEETLLPEGEINRDIQPEQGMQYETGIRLNLFKGITRLEATLYRIDLRNLLVTKRITEDIFTGINAGKTRHSGLELMLQQQLFRLRSFPGSLQLNASYTLSENRFVDFEEEGINYNDKQLPGIPAAMAQVTLLWQPTKSWMLELQMQQVGKQFIDDANSVVNDAYMLTGIKATRHLDLRTTGSVALYAGINNLTNSRYAPMLTVNAVAFGNNEPRYYYPGMPRHLYAGIRWSF; encoded by the coding sequence ATGAGGAGAGAAGGTTCCCTGCTGCTGATATCTCTTGTTGTTGCGATGAATACCCTGTCGCAGGAACGCAGGTACCAGGAAACAGACTCAACCATCCGGCTCAACGAGGTGATCGTCAACGCCTACCAACTCAATACGCGGCACCATCAGCTCCCCGGCAGCATTTCCCTCCTCACCACTGAGGAGATGGAGCGGGGCGACGGCAACAGCTTTGCCCATACCCTTCATGCCATGCCGGGCATCTACATGCACAGCGGCACCTATGCCACCAGTCGCATCGTCATCAGGGGCGTGGGCAGCCGCACACCCTACAACACCAACCGCATCAAAGCCTATCTGAACGATATCCCCATCACCTCCTCCGATGGCATCTCCACGCCCGAGGATATCGACCTGACGGGAATCGCACGCATGGAGGTGATCAAAGGTCCCGCCTCCGCCCTCTACGGTTCGGGGCTGGGAGGGAACATCAACCTCTACACCCCGCAGGGCGGAGGAGAGGGCGGCAGCGCCCTGCTCCAATATGGCAGCTTCAACACGATGAAAGCCGCTGCAGGAGGAAATATGCATCGCAACAACCTGCAGATAGGCGGTCAGGTGAGCCACCTCCGCTCCGACGGTCACCGCGAGCACAACCGCCTGCGCCGCACCACGCTCCTCTCATCCGGCAGCTGGCGGCAGCCCTCCTGGTCGCTCGGCTACACACTGTTGTTGATCGACATGAACGCACAGATACCCAGCTCGATAGGCAAGACGCTTTACGAGACAAGCCCCGAATCGGCCGCAGCCAACTGGAAAGCGATAGAGGGTTACAAGGAGTACCGGCGTGCAATTGCCGGCATCACCCTCACAAACCGGCTGGCAGAGAACTGGAGCAACCGCCTCACCCTTTTCGGCAACCATACCGACAGCTACGAACGACGCCCTTTCAACAACCTGGAGGATGGCACCCGCGGCGGTGGCATCCGCAACCGTCTCTCCTACCATGCCGAGCGCTTCGATGCCCTGCTGGGTATGGAGTGGATCAGCGACAGCTACCGCTGGCAGCTCGACCTGGAGGGGGAGCAGATCAACCGCAACCGGGAGCGACGCAGCCACCTCAACCTCTTCGCGATGACCTACTGGCGCCCGGCACCGGCATGGAACATCTCACTGGGAGGTGCGGTGAACAGCATCCGTTACAGGCTCACCGATCTCTTCCCGGAGAATGGCGACCAGAGCGGTAACCGCTACTTCCCGGCGATCTTCTCCCCGCGACTGGGCATTAACTACGCCCCCTCCCCGCGACTGGCCCTCTTCGCCTCGGCAGGCCACGGTTTCTCGATGCCCTCCCCCGAGGAGACACTGCTCCCGGAGGGAGAGATCAACCGTGACATCCAACCCGAACAGGGGATGCAGTATGAAACGGGAATAAGACTCAACCTCTTTAAGGGAATCACACGACTGGAGGCCACACTCTACCGGATCGACCTGCGCAACCTGCTGGTCACCAAACGCATCACGGAGGATATCTTCACCGGCATCAACGCCGGCAAGACCCGCCACAGCGGGTTGGAGCTGATGCTTCAACAGCAACTCTTCCGACTGCGATCCTTTCCGGGCAGCCTGCAGCTCAATGCCAGCTACACCCTTTCGGAGAACCGTTTCGTAGATTTTGAAGAGGAGGGGATCAACTACAACGACAAACAGCTTCCCGGCATACCGGCAGCGATGGCACAAGTCACACTGCTGTGGCAACCCACAAAGTCATGGATGTTAGAACTGCAAATGCAGCAAGTGGGAAAACAGTTTATAGACGATGCCAACAGCGTGGTGAACGACGCCTACATGCTCACGGGGATAAAAGCCACGCGGCACCTTGACCTCCGCACGACCGGCAGTGTTGCGCTCTACGCGGGGATCAACAACCTCACCAACAGCCGTTACGCACCCATGCTCACGGTCAACGCGGTGGCCTTCGGCAACAATGAGCCCCGCTATTACTACCCCGGCATGCCCCGCCACCTCTACGCCGGCATCCGCTGGTCGTTCTAA
- a CDS encoding S9 family peptidase translates to MKQLNWWLPLAALLITFTSCHDTNKPIKTLKQSDFPAPPMAEVRPDTFVRFGQTRIDNYFWLKDKNDPAVIDYLRAENSYTDTVMASTKELQETLYNEILGRIKEDDESYPSFSDGYYYYSRTEKGKQYRTYCRRKGSMEAPEEVMFDLNAMAEGKTAFIFGGYSVSPDNSKVAYLFNETGSYAEYVMKIRDLASGEEIGFTVIGAASVAWANDNNTLFYSTIDETLRSNRIYRRALDEREATPVYEESDTRFSTYVSGSKTKEYIFIGSASSTTSEERFIRADRPLDPFTLFLPREQGVEYSVHAHKDQFYVRYKDKEKLNGMIYAVPLEAHADKVAWKEVMPHRDDARIEGIDVLKEHLLVERRINGLSEISITPLTGGEATTISFPEPVYTASLSGNPEYDATTFRYSYTSLNRPTTLYEYNITSGETVKLKEQEIPSGFNPDDYVVERLWAEAPDGVKVPMAIVYRKGLKRDGSNPALLYSYGSYGHSSDVYFSAAFYSLIDRGFVFGIAQIRGGSDLGEQWYEDGKLMKKKNSFTDFIACSEKLINDGYTSSDRLAAMGGSAGGLLMGAVVNMRPDLYQTIVAQVPFVDVVTTMLDETLPLTTGEYEEWGNPNEEESFNYMLSYSPYDNVEAKEYPNMLITGGINDSQVLFHEPSKWTAKLRSLKTDHNILLLHMNMDSGHGGATGRYDGIKDTAFEFAFILDRVGINE, encoded by the coding sequence ATGAAACAGCTGAACTGGTGGCTGCCGCTGGCAGCCTTACTGATTACATTCACCTCGTGCCACGACACGAACAAACCGATCAAGACATTGAAACAATCTGACTTCCCCGCACCTCCCATGGCAGAGGTGAGGCCCGACACGTTCGTCCGGTTCGGACAGACGCGCATCGACAACTATTTCTGGTTGAAAGACAAGAACGATCCCGCGGTCATCGACTACCTCCGGGCGGAGAACAGCTACACCGACACGGTGATGGCCTCCACAAAGGAGCTCCAGGAGACCCTTTACAACGAGATCCTGGGCCGCATCAAGGAGGATGACGAGAGCTACCCCTCCTTCAGCGATGGCTACTACTATTACAGCCGCACCGAGAAGGGGAAACAGTATCGTACCTACTGTCGCCGCAAGGGGTCGATGGAAGCTCCGGAAGAGGTGATGTTCGACCTCAACGCGATGGCCGAAGGGAAGACAGCCTTCATCTTCGGCGGCTACTCGGTGAGTCCCGACAACAGCAAGGTGGCCTACCTCTTCAACGAGACCGGCTCCTATGCCGAGTATGTGATGAAGATCAGGGATCTGGCAAGCGGAGAGGAGATCGGCTTCACCGTGATCGGTGCCGCCTCGGTGGCCTGGGCCAACGACAACAACACCCTCTTCTACAGCACCATCGACGAAACGCTGCGTTCCAACCGCATCTACCGCCGTGCACTCGACGAGCGGGAAGCCACACCAGTCTACGAGGAGAGCGACACCCGCTTCTCCACCTATGTTTCCGGCAGCAAGACGAAGGAGTATATCTTTATCGGCAGCGCCAGCTCCACCACCTCCGAGGAGCGTTTCATACGTGCCGACAGGCCGCTGGATCCCTTCACCCTCTTCCTGCCCCGTGAGCAAGGCGTAGAGTACTCGGTTCACGCCCACAAGGATCAATTCTACGTACGATACAAGGACAAGGAGAAGCTAAACGGCATGATCTATGCGGTACCCCTTGAGGCGCATGCCGACAAAGTAGCGTGGAAAGAGGTGATGCCCCATCGCGACGATGCCCGCATCGAAGGAATCGATGTGCTGAAAGAACACCTTCTGGTGGAACGGCGCATCAACGGGCTGAGCGAGATCAGCATCACCCCCCTCACCGGTGGGGAGGCTACCACCATCTCCTTCCCCGAGCCGGTCTACACCGCCTCATTGAGCGGGAACCCGGAGTATGATGCCACCACCTTCCGTTACTCCTACACCTCCCTGAACAGACCCACCACCCTCTACGAATACAACATCACGAGCGGTGAGACGGTGAAGCTCAAGGAGCAGGAGATCCCCTCCGGCTTCAACCCTGACGACTATGTGGTGGAACGTCTCTGGGCTGAGGCTCCCGACGGTGTGAAGGTGCCGATGGCCATCGTCTACCGCAAGGGCCTGAAAAGGGATGGCAGCAACCCGGCACTGCTTTACTCCTACGGCAGCTATGGGCACAGCTCCGACGTCTACTTCAGCGCCGCCTTCTACAGCCTCATTGACCGCGGCTTCGTCTTCGGCATCGCTCAGATCCGCGGCGGCAGCGACCTGGGTGAACAGTGGTACGAAGATGGCAAGCTGATGAAGAAGAAAAACAGCTTCACCGACTTCATCGCCTGCAGCGAGAAGCTGATCAACGACGGCTACACCTCTTCCGACAGGCTTGCAGCCATGGGCGGCAGCGCCGGGGGACTGCTGATGGGAGCCGTGGTCAACATGCGGCCCGACCTCTACCAGACCATCGTGGCACAGGTGCCCTTCGTGGATGTGGTGACCACCATGCTCGACGAGACGCTGCCCCTCACCACGGGTGAGTATGAGGAGTGGGGCAACCCCAACGAGGAGGAGTCATTCAACTACATGCTCTCCTACTCGCCCTACGACAACGTGGAGGCGAAGGAGTACCCCAACATGCTGATTACCGGGGGCATCAACGACTCGCAGGTGCTTTTTCACGAGCCGTCCAAGTGGACCGCCAAGCTGCGTTCCCTGAAAACCGACCACAACATCCTGCTGCTGCACATGAACATGGACTCTGGGCACGGCGGTGCCACAGGTCGTTACGACGGAATCAAGGACACTGCCTTCGAGTTCGCCTTCATCCTGGATAGGGTTGGCATCAACGAGTAA
- a CDS encoding dicarboxylate/amino acid:cation symporter, translating into MKRLPLHWQIIIGMATGILFGLLMTNFAWGATFVGDWIAPFGTIFIRLLKLIAIPLIFTSLVKGIADLKDITSFRHIGVRTILIYMGTTVAAITIGLLLVNTIRPGSGVSPETIEELTSTYAQDASLTSNIQTATQQQQGPLSFLVEMVPENIFAALGNNGLMLQVIVFSILFGICMLLIEPKKAKPVSRLIDGLNEIVLKMVDLIMFIAPYAVFALLAQIIVSSGNVEILQKLLMYGLTVVTGLTVMIALYLLIIYLTSGRSPRWFLGGIAPAQLLAFSTSSSAATLPVTMERVTDHLGVDNEVSSFVLPVGATINMDGTSLYQAVAAVFIAQALHFPLEFTDQLTIILTALLASIGSAAVPGAGMVMLVIVLESIGFPADKLAIGLALIFAIDRPLDMLRTVVNVTGDSMVSVVVAKSMGKLK; encoded by the coding sequence ATGAAGAGACTCCCCCTGCACTGGCAGATCATCATCGGCATGGCAACAGGCATCCTTTTCGGGCTGCTGATGACCAACTTTGCATGGGGAGCGACCTTTGTGGGCGACTGGATCGCACCCTTTGGCACCATCTTCATCCGCCTGCTGAAGCTGATCGCCATCCCCCTCATCTTCACCTCGCTGGTGAAGGGGATCGCCGACCTGAAGGATATCACAAGCTTCCGGCACATCGGCGTGCGCACCATCCTGATCTACATGGGTACCACCGTGGCAGCCATCACCATCGGCCTGCTGCTGGTCAACACGATCCGTCCCGGCAGTGGCGTGTCGCCCGAGACCATCGAGGAGCTTACAAGCACCTACGCGCAGGATGCCTCCCTCACCTCGAACATACAAACGGCGACCCAGCAACAGCAGGGACCCCTCTCCTTCCTGGTGGAGATGGTGCCCGAGAACATCTTCGCCGCCCTTGGCAACAACGGGCTGATGCTGCAGGTGATTGTCTTCTCCATTCTCTTCGGCATCTGCATGCTGCTGATTGAACCGAAGAAAGCCAAGCCGGTGAGTCGGTTGATCGACGGGCTCAATGAGATTGTCCTCAAGATGGTGGACCTGATCATGTTCATCGCCCCCTACGCCGTTTTTGCCCTGCTGGCGCAGATCATCGTCAGCTCAGGAAACGTGGAGATCCTGCAGAAGCTGCTGATGTACGGCCTCACCGTGGTGACTGGTCTGACAGTGATGATTGCGCTCTACCTGCTCATCATCTATCTCACCTCCGGCCGCTCTCCCCGCTGGTTCCTGGGCGGCATTGCCCCGGCACAACTGCTCGCCTTCTCCACCAGCTCCAGCGCTGCCACCCTGCCGGTCACCATGGAACGGGTAACCGACCACCTGGGGGTCGACAATGAGGTCTCCAGCTTCGTACTGCCGGTGGGGGCCACCATCAACATGGACGGCACCAGCCTCTATCAGGCGGTGGCAGCGGTCTTCATCGCCCAGGCGCTCCACTTCCCCCTGGAGTTCACCGACCAGCTCACCATCATCCTCACCGCCCTGCTGGCCTCCATCGGCTCTGCCGCGGTGCCCGGTGCCGGCATGGTGATGCTGGTGATTGTCCTCGAGTCGATCGGCTTCCCGGCCGACAAGCTGGCCATCGGGCTGGCACTCATCTTCGCCATCGACCGGCCGCTTGACATGCTGCGCACCGTGGTGAACGTCACCGGCGACTCGATGGTGTCGGTGGTGGTGGCCAAGTCGATGGGCAAGCTCAAATAA
- a CDS encoding PQQ-dependent sugar dehydrogenase, translated as MKTTGTKITMMLLLTLLLASGIYSCKNKSLSKTGQDRTASENYLNFCAGCHGDNLEKFAAGKWMEEKGTTSIEKSIKEGITAMGMPAFANTFNNDELKALARYVKNGIPADRTQLKPALTADGIVTSELHDFVIDTVVTGLEVPWGLAFLPDGRLLISERSGTLHTFANGVLSAPIGGLPPIMAGGQGGLLDLALHPDYNDNKWIYFSYSALDTTSSERVGATGIMRARLQGDRLTDQQLLFTGSPATNRSHHWGCKLAFDGKGHLFFGVGERGQHFDFPQALDNTNGKIHRINDDGTIPADNPFVEIPAAIASIYSYGHRNPQGNVVHPVTGELWESEHGPMGGDEINLIRPGLNYGWPEVSYGINYDGTILTEDSVREGMEQPKYQWTPSMAPCGMAFVTGDRFERWRNNLLVGSLRFDYVERVVLEGERVVHTEKLAEGIGRVRNVVMGPDGLVYIGLEEPGMIVRLVPVEQK; from the coding sequence ATGAAAACAACAGGCACGAAGATCACCATGATGCTGTTGCTGACACTGCTCCTCGCCAGCGGCATCTATTCCTGCAAAAACAAAAGCCTCTCCAAAACAGGTCAGGATAGAACAGCCTCCGAAAACTACCTCAACTTCTGTGCCGGATGCCACGGCGACAACCTCGAGAAATTTGCCGCAGGCAAATGGATGGAAGAGAAAGGTACCACTTCCATTGAGAAAAGCATCAAGGAGGGGATCACCGCCATGGGTATGCCTGCCTTTGCCAACACCTTCAACAATGATGAGCTGAAGGCGCTGGCGCGCTATGTGAAGAACGGCATCCCGGCCGACCGCACGCAGTTGAAACCGGCACTGACAGCCGATGGCATCGTGACCTCCGAGCTGCACGACTTCGTGATCGACACGGTGGTCACCGGCCTCGAGGTGCCCTGGGGACTTGCTTTCCTTCCCGACGGACGCCTGCTTATATCCGAACGAAGTGGAACACTCCACACCTTCGCCAACGGCGTGCTCTCGGCACCCATCGGGGGGCTGCCCCCCATCATGGCAGGGGGACAGGGTGGACTGCTCGACCTGGCTCTCCATCCCGATTACAACGACAACAAATGGATCTACTTCTCCTACTCGGCACTGGACACCACCAGCAGCGAGCGGGTCGGCGCCACCGGCATCATGCGTGCACGCCTGCAGGGTGATCGTCTCACCGACCAGCAACTGCTCTTCACCGGCAGCCCTGCCACCAACAGGAGTCACCACTGGGGCTGCAAGCTGGCCTTCGATGGCAAGGGACATCTCTTCTTTGGCGTGGGTGAACGGGGGCAACACTTCGATTTTCCGCAAGCACTGGATAACACCAACGGCAAGATTCACCGTATCAACGACGACGGCACCATCCCTGCCGACAACCCCTTTGTTGAGATTCCCGCCGCCATCGCCTCCATCTACAGCTACGGGCACCGCAACCCGCAGGGGAACGTGGTGCACCCCGTTACGGGTGAGCTGTGGGAGAGCGAACACGGTCCCATGGGGGGCGATGAGATCAACCTGATACGCCCGGGCTTGAATTATGGCTGGCCTGAGGTATCCTACGGCATCAACTACGACGGTACCATCCTTACCGAGGACAGCGTACGGGAAGGGATGGAGCAGCCCAAATATCAGTGGACACCCTCCATGGCACCCTGCGGCATGGCCTTCGTCACCGGAGACCGCTTTGAGCGTTGGCGCAACAACCTGCTGGTCGGCTCGCTCCGCTTCGACTATGTGGAACGGGTGGTGCTGGAAGGCGAGCGTGTGGTACACACCGAAAAGCTGGCAGAGGGTATCGGCAGGGTGAGGAATGTGGTGATGGGGCCCGACGGCTTGGTCTACATCGGACTTGAAGAACCGGGCATGATTGTACGCTTGGTGCCGGTGGAACAGAAATAG